In Urechidicola croceus, a single window of DNA contains:
- a CDS encoding amidase: MESMIHKIHQQLVDKEFSCTQLVQEKLDQLKSNTHNSVNSLLEDSALALAKKVDAKIENGEEIGLLEGIPFGIKDVYLLQGTYTTASSDMLKKYKSPYTATSIQKLLDAGAIPIVKENCDAFGHGSSSENTIFGAVKNAVNPELVAGGSSGGSAVNVAKNWTVFSIGGDTGGSVRQPAGYNNIYGLKPTYGRISRYGLMAYASSTDCVSPFAQNLEDLRIVLNIMSGHDIQDQTTIDSETIEADVFDTKGVKDFTVGYYRNFVESDAIDPKIKVDFMAVLEQLKAKGIKVKELDFFDGETLVATYYTIAMAETASNLSRLDGTNYGSRIYDENLKESYAITRSEMFSEESKRRIVGGNQVLSQGHSDAIYLKALELRDEIIEHFAHDFKEVDVVLSPVTPNNPPKIGNSLKDPHAMYLSDAYTVGFSLGEVPTLTIPKGTATGIQITAAKSNEATIFKFANFLKESI; encoded by the coding sequence ATGGAGTCGATGATACATAAAATACATCAACAACTTGTTGATAAAGAGTTTTCTTGTACACAATTGGTACAAGAAAAATTAGATCAATTAAAATCGAATACACATAACTCAGTTAATTCATTATTAGAAGATTCTGCTTTGGCATTGGCAAAAAAAGTAGATGCTAAAATTGAAAATGGTGAAGAAATTGGGTTGTTAGAAGGAATTCCATTCGGAATAAAAGATGTGTATTTATTACAAGGAACATATACAACAGCATCTTCGGATATGTTGAAGAAATACAAATCGCCTTATACAGCGACTTCAATTCAAAAATTATTAGATGCGGGAGCAATTCCAATTGTTAAAGAAAATTGTGATGCTTTTGGACATGGTTCATCAAGTGAAAACACCATTTTTGGCGCTGTGAAAAATGCAGTAAATCCTGAATTAGTTGCAGGAGGTTCTAGTGGTGGTAGTGCAGTGAATGTTGCAAAAAATTGGACCGTATTTTCTATTGGTGGTGACACAGGAGGTTCTGTGCGTCAACCAGCAGGTTACAACAATATTTACGGATTGAAACCTACTTATGGTAGAATTTCTCGTTACGGATTGATGGCGTATGCTTCGTCTACAGATTGTGTGAGCCCATTTGCTCAAAACTTAGAAGATTTAAGAATTGTATTGAATATTATGAGTGGTCACGATATTCAAGATCAAACAACTATAGACTCTGAAACGATTGAAGCAGATGTTTTTGATACCAAAGGGGTGAAGGATTTTACGGTAGGTTATTATAGAAATTTTGTTGAAAGTGATGCGATTGATCCAAAAATAAAAGTCGATTTTATGGCTGTTTTAGAACAATTAAAAGCAAAAGGAATCAAAGTGAAAGAATTAGATTTCTTTGATGGAGAAACTTTGGTAGCAACTTACTATACTATTGCAATGGCAGAAACGGCTTCCAATTTATCTCGTCTAGACGGAACGAATTACGGAAGTAGAATATATGATGAAAATTTAAAAGAATCGTATGCAATTACACGTTCTGAAATGTTTTCTGAAGAATCAAAACGAAGAATTGTAGGTGGAAATCAAGTGTTATCTCAAGGGCATTCGGATGCTATTTATTTAAAAGCATTGGAGTTGAGAGATGAAATTATTGAGCATTTCGCACATGATTTTAAGGAAGTTGATGTTGTACTTTCGCCAGTAACACCGAATAATCCACCAAAAATAGGGAATAGTTTAAAAGATCCTCATGCAATGTATTTATCAGATGCGTACACTGTTGGATTTAGTTTGGGAGAAGTACCAACACTAACCATTCCTAAAGGAACTGCAACGGGAATACAAATTACCGCTGCAAAAAGTAACGAAGCAACAATTTTTAAATTTGCCAACTTCTTAAAAGAGAGTATTTAA
- the gatB/aspS gene encoding bifunctional amidotransferase subunit GatB/aspartate--tRNA ligase AspS translates to MELERLTEEIEAKGLELVIGLETHVRLNTKTKLFCSCPNQEVETPNYNICPVCTGQMGVLPSLNKEAIHKAIYFGKAVNSSFSNTIISWDRKHYEYPDNAKNIQITQFENPIIPDGKVNCYRDDGSTFTVDLEQVHIEEDAAKLVHQKNESWVDFNKGGVPLIEIVTTPCIRNIQDASTYAQYIQRIVQNLGISEANLEKGEFKSDVSVSLRKKGTDVLNARTEIKNLNSFKFMIEALTEEVSKQFNYYIEKGDFRPDQTTVLFDADLKQTKVMRKKEFAADYRFIREPDIPFVNIKEAIDRISVDESLLPFAIETTLIKGGVLPQDAKFFTSEAIRSQVFTAINNEIKDVSFVAKTLVNNIKPDEYEAIQNIADFTAMFSLFKQEKITVVLLQNAIQKVLADAKFDYKKYFADNTISEDTIQDAIDEAIATNEVIANDIKAGNQGKAGILVGKVIAKIGKGASGKVIREKILASLSGTTVSKTTSENNKIEVAITSKLIQEEELPEIDIIIKDSYRTHKTSDISEETINEKATLAGWVSSVRDHGELIFIDLRDASYQMIQVRLSRESFPNLDELVKLKPESVISVAGTIVPRSEDDYNPGIRTGKLELEATDLDILNLSKTLPFEIKRAAKSNENVRFQYKYLDHRNEEVRRAVVNRHKVIKLLRDILDEQEFLEIETPILTAGTDEGAREFIVPTRKQGGLFYTLPQAPQQFKQMLMVGGFEKYFQIARCFRDEDSRGDRQPEFTQLDIEMAYVSMQDVIDLNTHMFNEVVKNIYGKKWILKPFEVITYKDAMDKYGCDRPDLRFGLEMEDITDIVKDTTFQVFVKPIEDGGIVKCIKVDAKSQGKKRLSKGQIEKLTSIAQEHGLGGLAYIIVNENDLQSPIIKYLGEDIAAKIIEQTKAEVGDIVFFSAADYAIANKALDAVRQELGSMLKLINPKELRPAWVVDFPMFEKTEEGRWTFTHNPFSMPAVYDLEKHMNGEGEEIGTIIAQQYDLILNGYEIGGGSVRAHKPEILEATYKNMGYNKEEMMKSVGTMYKAFHYGAPPHGGIAWGVDRLMMILEKKASIREVMAFPKTGTSEDLLFGSPSPLSDKKVEEMNVRVIRR, encoded by the coding sequence ATGGAACTAGAAAGACTTACGGAAGAGATAGAAGCAAAAGGCTTAGAATTAGTAATTGGACTAGAAACGCACGTTCGGTTAAATACAAAAACAAAATTATTTTGTTCTTGCCCTAATCAAGAAGTAGAAACACCTAACTATAATATTTGTCCCGTTTGTACTGGGCAAATGGGTGTGTTGCCTTCGTTGAATAAAGAAGCGATACACAAAGCAATTTATTTTGGAAAAGCAGTAAATTCTAGTTTTTCAAATACCATTATTTCATGGGATAGAAAGCATTATGAATATCCTGATAATGCCAAAAATATACAAATTACACAGTTCGAAAATCCTATCATTCCTGATGGAAAGGTAAATTGTTACCGAGATGATGGATCAACATTTACAGTAGATTTAGAGCAAGTACATATTGAAGAAGATGCAGCAAAATTGGTGCATCAAAAAAACGAATCTTGGGTAGATTTCAATAAAGGTGGAGTTCCATTAATTGAAATCGTTACAACTCCATGTATTCGTAATATTCAAGATGCATCTACTTATGCACAATACATTCAGCGGATTGTTCAGAATTTAGGAATATCAGAGGCAAACCTTGAAAAAGGAGAATTTAAATCGGATGTGAGTGTTTCTTTACGTAAGAAAGGCACAGATGTTTTAAATGCGCGTACAGAGATTAAAAACTTGAACTCGTTTAAGTTTATGATTGAAGCGCTGACAGAAGAAGTGTCCAAACAATTTAATTATTATATTGAAAAAGGTGACTTTAGACCAGACCAAACTACCGTATTGTTTGATGCAGATTTAAAGCAAACTAAAGTAATGCGTAAAAAGGAGTTTGCGGCAGATTATCGTTTTATCCGTGAGCCAGATATTCCGTTTGTAAATATAAAAGAAGCTATTGATCGTATTTCTGTAGATGAAAGTTTGTTGCCGTTTGCAATAGAAACAACGTTGATTAAGGGTGGAGTTTTACCACAAGACGCTAAGTTTTTCACTTCTGAAGCAATTCGTTCCCAGGTATTTACAGCGATTAATAATGAGATAAAAGATGTGTCTTTTGTTGCTAAAACATTAGTGAATAACATCAAACCTGATGAATATGAAGCAATTCAGAATATTGCAGATTTCACAGCGATGTTTTCATTGTTCAAACAAGAAAAAATTACGGTTGTTTTATTACAAAATGCAATTCAGAAAGTTTTAGCAGATGCTAAATTTGATTATAAAAAGTATTTTGCAGATAACACTATTTCTGAAGATACAATTCAAGATGCTATTGATGAAGCGATTGCTACTAACGAAGTGATTGCCAATGATATTAAAGCAGGAAATCAAGGTAAGGCTGGAATTTTAGTAGGGAAAGTAATTGCTAAAATAGGTAAAGGTGCTTCTGGAAAAGTAATTCGTGAGAAGATTCTTGCTTCTTTAAGTGGAACTACAGTTAGTAAAACGACTTCTGAAAATAACAAAATAGAAGTTGCTATAACTTCAAAATTGATTCAAGAAGAAGAATTACCAGAAATTGATATTATCATTAAAGATTCATATCGTACCCATAAAACATCGGATATTTCTGAAGAAACAATCAACGAAAAAGCAACACTTGCAGGTTGGGTTTCTAGTGTTCGTGATCACGGAGAATTAATTTTTATCGATTTACGTGATGCAAGTTATCAAATGATTCAAGTGCGATTGAGTAGAGAATCTTTCCCTAATTTAGATGAATTGGTGAAGTTGAAACCGGAGTCTGTAATTTCAGTTGCAGGAACCATTGTTCCTCGTAGTGAAGATGATTACAATCCTGGAATTAGAACTGGAAAATTAGAATTAGAAGCAACGGATTTAGATATTTTAAACTTGTCTAAAACATTGCCTTTTGAAATAAAAAGAGCCGCAAAAAGTAATGAAAATGTTCGTTTTCAATACAAGTATTTAGATCATAGAAATGAAGAGGTAAGAAGAGCTGTAGTAAATCGTCATAAGGTGATTAAATTGTTGCGTGATATTTTAGACGAACAAGAGTTTTTAGAAATTGAAACGCCAATTTTAACAGCAGGAACAGACGAAGGAGCTCGTGAGTTTATCGTGCCTACGCGTAAACAAGGAGGTTTATTTTATACCTTGCCACAAGCGCCACAGCAATTCAAGCAAATGTTGATGGTTGGAGGCTTTGAGAAGTATTTTCAAATTGCTCGTTGTTTCCGTGACGAAGATTCTCGTGGAGATCGTCAGCCAGAATTTACACAGTTAGATATCGAAATGGCATATGTAAGTATGCAAGATGTGATTGATTTGAATACGCATATGTTCAATGAAGTGGTGAAGAATATCTATGGTAAAAAATGGATTTTAAAACCTTTTGAAGTCATTACTTATAAGGATGCGATGGATAAATATGGTTGTGATAGACCAGATTTACGTTTCGGATTGGAAATGGAAGATATTACAGATATAGTGAAAGACACAACTTTCCAAGTGTTTGTAAAACCAATTGAAGATGGTGGAATTGTGAAGTGTATCAAAGTTGATGCAAAATCACAAGGAAAGAAGCGTTTATCAAAAGGGCAAATTGAAAAACTAACTTCGATTGCACAAGAGCATGGTTTAGGAGGATTGGCTTATATTATTGTAAATGAAAATGATTTACAATCGCCAATTATTAAATATTTAGGAGAAGATATTGCAGCAAAAATTATTGAGCAAACCAAAGCAGAAGTTGGAGATATTGTATTCTTCTCTGCGGCAGATTATGCAATTGCAAATAAAGCCTTAGATGCTGTTCGTCAAGAATTAGGTAGTATGTTGAAGCTAATTAATCCTAAGGAATTGCGTCCTGCTTGGGTTGTTGATTTCCCAATGTTTGAAAAAACAGAGGAAGGTCGTTGGACATTTACACACAATCCATTCTCTATGCCAGCAGTTTATGATTTAGAAAAACATATGAATGGTGAAGGAGAAGAAATAGGAACGATTATCGCTCAGCAATATGATTTAATCTTAAATGGTTATGAAATTGGTGGAGGATCTGTTCGTGCGCACAAACCAGAAATCTTAGAGGCAACCTATAAAAATATGGGTTACAACAAAGAGGAAATGATGAAGAGTGTAGGTACGATGTACAAAGCATTTCATTATGGAGCGCCACCACACGGAGGAATTGCTTGGGGCGTAGATCGTTTGATGATGATTTTAGAAAAGAAAGCATCTATTCGTGAAGTAATGGCTTTCCCTAAAACAGGAACAAGTGAAGATTTATTATTCGGAAGTCCATCTCCATTATCAGATAAAAAAGTTGAAGAGATGAATGTGAGAGTAATTAGGAGATAG
- a CDS encoding isoaspartyl peptidase/L-asparaginase, with amino-acid sequence MKTRRNFIKLSALGGAAIVTSSCMTSQKESTDSNIVSSAKNVVKPIVISTWNHGLAANNDAWKILSDKGKALDAVEAGVRNSESDINNMSVGIGGLPDRDGKVTLDACIMDEHNNCGAVACLEDIENPISVARKVMEDTKHVMLVGQGAKEFALEKGFKETNLLTEKAKKLWEKWKVQSNYKPIINSENHDTIGLLALDEFGNLSGACTTSGMAYKLHGRVGDSPIIGAGLFVDNEVGAACATGVGEAVIRVAGSAIVVELMRNGMSPNEACKEAVDRVIKKHKDVTDLQVGFIALNRNGEYGGYSVYSGFNYAVRSTTQNELIDAQYNRES; translated from the coding sequence ATGAAAACTCGAAGAAATTTCATAAAACTTTCTGCATTAGGTGGTGCGGCAATAGTTACAAGTTCATGTATGACTTCACAAAAAGAATCTACGGATTCGAATATTGTTAGTAGCGCTAAGAATGTTGTGAAACCAATTGTTATTTCAACTTGGAATCATGGATTGGCAGCGAATAATGATGCTTGGAAAATTTTATCAGATAAAGGTAAAGCATTAGATGCAGTTGAAGCAGGAGTTAGAAATTCAGAGTCAGATATTAATAATATGAGTGTAGGAATTGGTGGTTTACCTGATAGAGATGGCAAAGTAACTTTAGATGCTTGTATAATGGATGAACATAATAATTGTGGAGCTGTTGCTTGTCTTGAAGATATTGAAAATCCAATTTCTGTTGCTCGCAAAGTAATGGAAGATACAAAACATGTAATGTTGGTTGGTCAAGGAGCAAAAGAATTTGCTTTAGAAAAAGGATTTAAAGAAACAAATTTATTAACGGAGAAAGCAAAAAAACTTTGGGAGAAATGGAAGGTTCAGTCAAACTATAAACCTATTATTAATAGTGAAAACCATGATACTATTGGTCTTTTGGCTTTAGATGAATTTGGGAATCTGTCAGGTGCATGTACAACAAGTGGAATGGCATATAAACTACATGGTAGAGTAGGAGATTCTCCAATTATTGGTGCTGGGTTGTTTGTTGATAATGAAGTTGGAGCCGCATGCGCAACTGGAGTTGGTGAAGCAGTTATTAGAGTTGCAGGAAGTGCAATTGTGGTTGAACTGATGCGGAATGGAATGTCGCCAAATGAGGCTTGTAAAGAAGCTGTAGACCGTGTGATTAAAAAGCATAAAGACGTAACAGATTTACAGGTAGGGTTTATTGCCTTAAATAGAAATGGTGAATATGGAGGTTATAGTGTCTATTCAGGTTTTAATTATGCAGTTAGAAGTACTACTCAAAATGAACTGATAGATGCTCAATATAATAGAGAATCGTAA
- a CDS encoding copper homeostasis protein CutC produces the protein MSVINIEICTDSLEGALIAQKYGVKRIELCAALSVGGLTPSFGLIKKCVEKSSVEVHVMIRPREGDFNYNSIEIDLMKLDIESTKKAGAHGVVFGILDSENKISNENKSLVEFSKSLGLEVTFHRAFDFVSDYNSAIQKIIYFKFNRLLTSGLKPTAIEGLQVISELQANYGHQIEIMAGSGINETNVSKFVDSGIENIHFTARKFIKVSSKLSMGNNMIIDEDKIKNIIKNI, from the coding sequence ATGAGTGTAATTAATATTGAAATTTGTACGGATTCATTAGAAGGAGCATTAATTGCTCAAAAATATGGGGTAAAACGTATAGAGTTATGTGCTGCTTTGTCAGTAGGTGGTTTAACTCCTAGTTTTGGATTGATAAAAAAATGTGTTGAAAAATCATCAGTAGAAGTTCATGTGATGATACGACCTAGAGAAGGTGATTTTAATTATAACTCAATAGAGATAGATTTGATGAAACTCGATATTGAGTCTACAAAAAAAGCAGGTGCTCATGGAGTGGTATTTGGAATTTTAGATTCTGAAAATAAAATTTCAAATGAAAATAAATCACTTGTTGAATTTTCAAAATCATTGGGTTTAGAAGTTACATTTCATCGTGCTTTTGATTTTGTTTCTGATTATAATTCAGCAATTCAAAAAATAATTTATTTCAAGTTTAATAGACTGTTAACTTCTGGATTGAAGCCAACAGCGATTGAAGGATTGCAAGTAATTTCTGAGTTACAAGCAAATTATGGTCATCAAATTGAAATAATGGCAGGAAGTGGAATCAATGAAACAAATGTTTCAAAATTTGTTGATTCTGGAATAGAAAATATTCATTTTACGGCTCGAAAATTTATAAAAGTTTCATCAAAATTATCAATGGGAAATAATATGATAATTGATGAAGATAAAATCAAAAATATTATAAAAAACATTTGA
- a CDS encoding anthranilate synthase component I family protein, with protein sequence MDKLQFKTISKTRISDTVTPVGLYLRFRDKYANTLLLESSDYHSKEESFSFICIEPIVTIKAENHELSLSHKGTKIESQKIDKNFYELYDKYSKIIDLDCPSEMKSYNGLYGYTTYDSVQYFENIKLNVKDAPSKIPLMQYSFFRFIIAINHFNDEMTLIENVEGTSDSRIEEIETIIDAQAFNTQKFEIVGEESSNCTDEDFIEYVRKAKSHCKRGDVFQLVLSRQFQQSFKGDEFNVYRALRSINPSPYLFYFDYGSFKLMGSSPEAQIKISAGKATINPIAGTFRRTGDMTEDIKLGKKLSEDKKETAEHVMLVDLARNDLSKHADNVTVEVFKEVQYFSHVIHLVSTVQGQIKGNPIEIVGDTFPAGTLSGAPKYKAMELIDTYENQSRGFYGGAVGIIGLDGSVNLAIAIRSFVSKNNTLYSQAGAGIVIHSDEKKELQEVNNKLAALKKALYLAEEI encoded by the coding sequence ATGGATAAATTACAATTCAAAACAATCAGTAAAACACGGATTTCTGATACGGTAACACCTGTTGGACTCTATTTGCGTTTTCGTGATAAATATGCCAATACATTACTACTTGAGAGTTCTGATTATCATAGTAAAGAAGAAAGTTTTTCTTTTATATGTATAGAGCCAATAGTTACGATAAAAGCGGAAAATCATGAATTATCTCTAAGTCATAAAGGAACTAAGATTGAAAGTCAGAAAATCGATAAAAACTTTTATGAATTGTATGACAAATACAGTAAAATAATTGATTTAGATTGTCCCTCTGAAATGAAATCGTATAACGGATTGTATGGATATACAACCTATGATAGCGTTCAATATTTTGAAAATATCAAATTAAATGTAAAAGATGCACCATCGAAAATTCCGTTGATGCAGTACAGTTTTTTCCGTTTTATCATTGCAATCAATCATTTTAATGATGAAATGACTTTAATTGAAAATGTTGAAGGAACTTCAGATTCAAGAATTGAAGAGATAGAGACGATTATTGATGCACAAGCCTTCAATACACAGAAATTTGAAATTGTAGGTGAAGAGTCATCAAATTGTACTGACGAAGATTTTATTGAATATGTACGTAAAGCAAAATCGCATTGTAAGCGTGGAGATGTTTTTCAATTGGTATTATCACGTCAGTTTCAACAGTCATTCAAAGGAGATGAATTTAATGTGTATAGAGCATTAAGATCGATCAATCCATCACCATATTTATTCTATTTTGATTACGGAAGTTTTAAGTTGATGGGGTCCTCTCCAGAAGCGCAGATTAAGATTTCTGCTGGAAAAGCAACGATTAACCCAATTGCTGGAACATTTCGTAGAACAGGAGATATGACAGAGGATATCAAGTTAGGCAAGAAATTGTCAGAAGATAAAAAAGAAACAGCAGAGCATGTTATGTTGGTAGATTTGGCTCGAAATGATTTAAGTAAACATGCCGATAATGTAACTGTAGAGGTGTTTAAAGAAGTGCAATATTTTAGTCATGTAATTCACTTGGTTTCAACCGTTCAAGGACAAATTAAAGGAAATCCAATAGAAATTGTTGGAGATACTTTTCCAGCAGGAACATTAAGTGGAGCACCAAAATATAAGGCAATGGAATTGATTGACACCTATGAAAATCAGTCAAGAGGATTTTACGGTGGAGCAGTAGGAATCATCGGATTGGATGGTTCTGTGAATTTAGCCATCGCAATTCGTTCATTTGTAAGTAAAAATAACACCTTGTATTCTCAAGCAGGAGCCGGAATCGTAATCCATTCTGATGAAAAGAAAGAATTACAAGAAGTAAATAATAAGTTAGCAGCCTTGAAAAAAGCGTTGTATTTAGCAGAGGAGATTTAG
- a CDS encoding anthranilate synthase component II yields MKILILDNYDSFTYNLVHMVEKITGTYPDVYRNDEISLEEVGKYDIIMLSPGPGIPDEAGILKDVIKMYAPTKPIFGVCLGLQAITEVFGGTIINLEEVFHGVATEMEVTNKEAVIFKNVPEKFMAARYHSWAATDEGFPEEIAVTARDEDGLIQAIEHKKYNVSAVQFHPESILTDVGEQIVRNFIEANS; encoded by the coding sequence ATGAAAATATTAATTTTAGATAATTACGATTCGTTTACCTACAATTTGGTACACATGGTAGAGAAAATCACAGGAACCTATCCTGATGTTTATCGTAATGACGAAATTTCGTTAGAGGAAGTAGGAAAGTATGATATTATTATGCTTTCTCCAGGACCTGGAATTCCAGATGAAGCAGGGATTTTAAAAGATGTGATTAAAATGTATGCTCCTACAAAACCAATTTTTGGTGTATGTTTAGGTTTGCAAGCAATTACAGAAGTTTTTGGAGGAACTATTATCAATTTAGAAGAGGTATTTCACGGAGTAGCAACTGAAATGGAAGTAACGAATAAGGAGGCTGTTATATTCAAAAATGTACCAGAAAAATTTATGGCAGCACGTTACCATTCTTGGGCTGCTACAGATGAAGGATTTCCAGAGGAAATAGCAGTTACAGCAAGAGATGAAGATGGTTTAATTCAAGCCATTGAGCATAAAAAATATAATGTGAGTGCAGTTCAGTTTCATCCAGAGTCTATTTTGACGGATGTCGGTGAACAAATTGTTAGAAATTTTATTGAAGCGAATAGTTAA
- the trpD gene encoding anthranilate phosphoribosyltransferase, whose protein sequence is MKAILNDLYQHKRLSKAEAKEILYNIAADKYNDAHLASFMTVFMMRPITVDELSGFREALKELAVKVDLSEYNTIDIVGTGGDGKDTFNISTMTSFIVAGTGQKVAKHGNYSVSSQSGSSDMLESFGYEFTNDEATLKSHLEKANICFLHAPKFHPAMKAVGPTRKALALKTFFNILGPLVNPSSPQNQLLGTFNMEVARLYNYILQEEGSNYGIVHALDGYDEISLTGAFKLFTKSGEQLITPESLGQKTLQQSDIFGGSSVADAAKIFKSIIEGQGTDAQNNVVLTNAAFALKIVDVNKSFEQAFEEAKDSLFGLKAKASLEKLTS, encoded by the coding sequence ATGAAAGCAATATTAAACGATTTATATCAGCATAAAAGATTGTCAAAAGCAGAAGCAAAGGAAATCCTTTACAATATTGCGGCAGACAAATACAACGATGCACATTTAGCGTCTTTTATGACTGTTTTTATGATGCGTCCAATCACTGTTGATGAACTTTCAGGATTTCGTGAAGCGTTGAAAGAATTGGCTGTTAAAGTGGATTTGTCAGAATACAATACAATTGATATTGTAGGAACTGGTGGAGATGGAAAAGATACATTTAATATCTCAACAATGACATCGTTTATTGTAGCAGGAACAGGTCAAAAAGTTGCAAAGCACGGTAATTATAGTGTGTCATCACAATCTGGTTCATCGGATATGTTGGAGAGTTTTGGATATGAATTTACCAATGATGAAGCAACATTAAAAAGTCATTTGGAAAAAGCAAATATTTGTTTTTTACATGCTCCAAAATTTCATCCTGCTATGAAAGCCGTTGGACCAACAAGAAAGGCATTGGCTTTAAAAACATTCTTTAATATTTTGGGACCTTTGGTAAATCCTAGTTCACCTCAAAATCAGTTATTGGGAACTTTTAATATGGAAGTTGCACGTTTGTATAACTATATTTTACAAGAGGAAGGAAGTAATTACGGAATTGTTCATGCATTAGATGGTTATGATGAAATTTCACTAACAGGTGCATTTAAATTATTTACAAAAAGTGGTGAGCAATTAATTACTCCTGAAAGTTTGGGACAAAAAACTTTGCAACAATCAGACATTTTCGGAGGAAGTTCTGTTGCTGATGCTGCCAAAATATTTAAGTCGATTATCGAAGGGCAGGGAACAGATGCACAGAATAATGTAGTGCTGACTAATGCAGCATTTGCATTGAAAATTGTAGATGTAAATAAATCATTTGAACAAGCATTTGAAGAAGCAAAAGATTCGTTATTTGGCTTGAAAGCAAAAGCGAGTTTAGAAAAATTGACATCATAG
- the trpC gene encoding indole-3-glycerol phosphate synthase TrpC produces MNILDKIIAHKKREVALQKTEVELKRLVESPAFKRTPISLMDSLRDPNGTGIIAEYKRQSPSKGIINDTSTIQEVTEGYLEANVAAQSILTDKEFFGGTILDLVQAREINNTKPILRKDFIVDGYQIVEAKAIGADVILLIAACLTAKELKQFGNLAEDLGLDVLYEVHNQQELDKIELDNKIIGINNRNLKTFEVDLEHSIALAKQIPDNCIKVSESGISDPRTIIGLREFGFQGFLIGENFMKTENPGFSCKEFVKRLT; encoded by the coding sequence ATGAATATACTAGATAAAATAATAGCACATAAAAAGAGAGAAGTTGCTCTTCAAAAAACAGAAGTGGAATTGAAACGTTTAGTAGAAAGTCCAGCGTTTAAAAGAACTCCAATTTCTTTGATGGATTCGTTAAGAGATCCAAATGGAACAGGGATTATTGCTGAATATAAACGTCAGTCACCTTCTAAAGGTATTATAAATGATACTTCAACTATTCAAGAAGTAACAGAAGGATATTTAGAAGCAAACGTTGCTGCTCAGTCAATTTTGACGGATAAAGAGTTTTTTGGAGGAACAATTTTAGATTTGGTTCAGGCAAGAGAAATTAATAATACGAAACCAATTTTGCGTAAAGATTTCATCGTTGATGGATATCAAATTGTAGAAGCAAAAGCGATTGGTGCAGATGTGATTTTATTGATTGCGGCATGTTTAACAGCCAAAGAATTGAAGCAGTTTGGAAATTTAGCAGAAGATTTAGGGTTGGATGTCTTGTACGAAGTACACAATCAACAAGAGTTAGATAAAATTGAGTTAGACAATAAAATTATTGGAATCAATAACAGAAATTTAAAAACTTTTGAAGTTGATTTAGAACATTCAATTGCTTTAGCAAAACAAATTCCAGATAACTGTATCAAAGTATCAGAAAGTGGCATAAGTGATCCAAGAACAATTATAGGACTTAGAGAATTTGGTTTTCAAGGATTTTTAATTGGAGAAAATTTCATGAAAACTGAAAATCCAGGATTTTCTTGTAAAGAGTTTGTGAAGAGATTGACGTAA